One genomic region from Sulfurimonas sp. encodes:
- a CDS encoding competence/damage-inducible protein A yields MSINFYALIIGTEILNARREDKHFKFVRDELQKYDEELFASFIVKDDKELMKKSFSLIKSDENSVLFSFGGIGSTPDDLTREIASEIFTQKPLVRHKKFEQDIIDRFKKKAYPNRIHMSDLPQDAKLLFNEVNNMSGFCLEDRFFFTPGFPEMAHPMIKDVIKSLCSQSKKKFRFTLLANTSEDTLIEQMKLLPPSVELSSLPIFINKKPQVELSLSGYEEKEVREYFELFKNELQKLKVGYKLL; encoded by the coding sequence ATGAGTATTAATTTTTACGCTCTGATCATCGGTACTGAAATTTTAAATGCTAGACGAGAAGACAAGCATTTTAAATTTGTTCGTGATGAACTACAAAAATATGATGAAGAACTTTTTGCCTCGTTTATTGTAAAAGATGATAAAGAGCTTATGAAAAAAAGTTTTTCTCTTATAAAGTCTGATGAGAACTCTGTACTTTTTTCGTTTGGTGGTATCGGCTCAACTCCTGATGATTTAACAAGAGAGATAGCATCTGAAATATTTACACAAAAGCCTTTAGTGCGCCATAAAAAGTTTGAACAAGATATTATAGATAGGTTTAAAAAAAAAGCATATCCAAATAGAATTCATATGTCAGATTTACCTCAAGATGCCAAGTTACTTTTTAATGAAGTGAACAATATGTCAGGATTTTGTTTAGAAGATAGATTTTTCTTCACTCCTGGATTTCCAGAAATGGCACATCCAATGATAAAAGATGTCATCAAAAGTTTATGTTCACAAAGTAAAAAAAAGTTTAGGTTTACCCTACTTGCTAACACAAGTGAAGATACACTCATTGAGCAAATGAAACTTTTACCACCAAGTGTTGAGTTGTCATCTCTACCTATTTTTATAAATAAAAAACCTCAAGTTGAACTATCCCTTAGTGGTTATGAAGAAAAAGAAGTTAGAGAATATTTTGAACTGTTTAAAAATGAACTTCAAAAACTCAAAGTAGGCTACAAACTACTTTGA
- a CDS encoding cation diffusion facilitator family transporter: MRLEKKATLVSTSVAGVLVLMKMTVGILSGSIAVLASAIDSLLDLTISLFNYFALNTAEKNADEQFNFGRNKIEPLAAVIEGTVISLSALFILYEALVKIFHPREMTFMQSSIWVMLVSLIITFFLVMFLNYVAKKTKNMVIKADALHYKIDLFSNGAVLMALALISMTGEQLIDPILGIGIAIFMIYSSIPIIKEGILMLLDAALPQEDIEKIENILAKQTDINDYHFLQTRESGSHIFISVHAVFNVSISLYDAHTIADKIELKIKNLFEDKMVHTIIHMDPYDDSEINEMEDEY; this comes from the coding sequence ATGCGTTTAGAAAAAAAAGCCACCCTTGTATCAACCTCTGTTGCTGGAGTTCTTGTCTTGATGAAAATGACAGTTGGCATCTTAAGTGGTTCTATCGCTGTATTAGCATCTGCAATTGATAGTTTACTTGACCTTACTATTTCACTATTTAACTATTTTGCTCTTAATACTGCAGAAAAAAATGCTGATGAGCAGTTTAACTTTGGAAGAAATAAGATTGAACCACTTGCCGCTGTAATAGAGGGAACAGTTATCTCTCTATCTGCTCTTTTCATACTTTATGAAGCTCTCGTTAAAATATTTCATCCAAGAGAAATGACATTTATGCAAAGTAGCATCTGGGTAATGTTAGTTTCACTTATCATTACTTTCTTTTTAGTAATGTTTTTAAACTATGTTGCAAAAAAAACAAAAAATATGGTTATAAAAGCAGACGCACTACATTACAAAATTGACCTTTTCTCAAACGGTGCAGTTCTAATGGCATTAGCTCTTATTTCAATGACAGGAGAACAATTAATAGACCCTATTTTAGGTATTGGTATCGCGATATTTATGATTTACTCTTCTATTCCTATCATTAAAGAAGGAATTTTAATGCTCTTAGATGCTGCCCTACCTCAAGAAGACATAGAAAAAATAGAGAATATATTAGCAAAGCAAACAGATATTAATGATTATCATTTTCTCCAAACAAGGGAGTCTGGTTCACATATTTTCATCTCTGTTCACGCTGTTTTTAATGTTAGCATCTCTTTATATGATGCACATACAATCGCAGACAAAATAGAGTTAAAAATTAAAAATCTTTTTGAAGATAAAATGGTTCATACTATCATTCATATGGACCCGTACGATGATTCAGAAATAAATGAGATGGAAGATGAGTATTAA
- the ftsY gene encoding signal recognition particle-docking protein FtsY, with the protein MFGFIKKSLSKTAEAIKSVAPKKKISFTKDELEDILLEADVEYDLVEIIIEQTYQSKITRDVLRSKLLATLAYTTYKEPKYQAPFVELIVGVNGAGKTTTISKLAQRYKNEGKKVILGAGDTFRAAAIEQLTLWSKKLDIPIVASSQGHDSSAVAYDTINSAKSKGFDNVIIDTAGRLHTQTNLTNELKKINRICDKAHKGAPHRTILIIDGTQGNSAIAQAKAFNEMIGIDGIIITKLDGTAKGGSVFSIAYALELPILYVGTGEQPEDLVPFDKYEFVDGLLDAIFEEVS; encoded by the coding sequence ATGTTTGGTTTTATAAAAAAATCTTTATCTAAAACAGCAGAGGCTATAAAAAGTGTTGCACCTAAAAAGAAAATCTCTTTTACAAAAGATGAGCTTGAAGATATTTTACTAGAAGCTGATGTTGAATATGACTTAGTTGAAATCATCATTGAGCAAACTTATCAGAGCAAAATCACTAGAGATGTTTTACGCTCTAAGCTTTTAGCAACTCTAGCTTACACAACTTACAAAGAACCAAAATATCAAGCTCCTTTTGTAGAACTCATTGTTGGTGTAAATGGAGCAGGAAAAACAACAACCATTTCTAAACTTGCTCAAAGATATAAAAATGAAGGCAAAAAAGTAATACTTGGGGCAGGAGACACCTTTCGAGCAGCAGCCATAGAACAACTCACACTTTGGTCAAAAAAACTTGATATTCCCATAGTTGCTTCTTCTCAAGGACATGACTCATCAGCCGTTGCTTATGATACTATAAACTCCGCAAAGTCAAAAGGTTTTGACAATGTTATCATAGATACAGCAGGAAGACTTCACACTCAAACAAACCTCACAAATGAGCTCAAAAAAATAAACCGCATCTGTGATAAAGCACATAAGGGAGCACCACATAGAACTATTCTAATCATCGATGGAACACAAGGAAACTCAGCAATAGCTCAGGCAAAAGCTTTTAATGAGATGATAGGTATAGATGGAATTATCATCACAAAACTAGATGGAACTGCAAAAGGTGGTTCTGTATTTTCTATCGCTTATGCTCTTGAACTTCCTATCCTTTATGTAGGAACAGGAGAACAACCTGAGGATTTAGTTCCATTTGACAAGTATGAGTTTGTAGATGGTTTACTTGATGCTATTTTTGAAGAAGTATCTTAG
- a CDS encoding 5-formyltetrahydrofolate cyclo-ligase, with protein sequence MPLTKSIFRKNCIKKIKNAPKESRYYRNAMINRRLMSELKNVKNAKILFYYPLSFEADIRKTLNKMRKNCEILIPFMQDSSFKIVPFRLPLKRKNFGIYEAGNTIRNINKIDIAIVPAVGIATGIDGRLQRVGFGKGMYDRFFAKLKKRPYTIFIQPEICFTKEDICDSYDIACDLLLTPKIAIRPRRYVG encoded by the coding sequence ATGCCTCTTACAAAATCGATATTTAGAAAAAATTGTATAAAAAAAATAAAAAATGCTCCTAAAGAGAGTAGATATTATCGTAACGCAATGATAAACAGACGACTGATGTCTGAACTTAAAAATGTTAAAAATGCAAAAATACTGTTTTACTATCCTCTTTCATTTGAAGCAGACATAAGAAAAACACTTAACAAAATGCGTAAAAATTGTGAAATATTGATACCATTTATGCAAGATTCAAGTTTTAAGATAGTACCATTTAGATTACCGCTCAAAAGAAAGAATTTTGGAATTTATGAAGCGGGAAATACTATAAGAAATATAAATAAAATTGATATAGCCATAGTACCTGCGGTTGGAATAGCAACTGGGATAGATGGTAGATTACAAAGAGTAGGATTTGGAAAAGGAATGTATGATCGTTTCTTTGCAAAGTTAAAAAAAAGACCATACACAATTTTTATACAACCAGAAATTTGTTTTACTAAAGAAGATATTTGCGATTCATATGATATCGCGTGTGATTTACTATTGACACCCAAAATTGCTATAAGGCCCAGAAGGTATGTTGGTTAG
- a CDS encoding TlpA disulfide reductase family protein, which yields MFKKITLTLILTSTLLFLGCSSDDNKNANNMVSANEYVLTALDKKQYIVKKEGSGFLLKGAEGKVIIFDIFATWCPPCRGAATHLSSLQEKYKDDLIIIGISIEDKILDSKLQDFREKYNATYTLVNSETNRRLADTIVNELKLGERYPIPIMALYKDGKYINHFIGAIEEELIENDIKLALEK from the coding sequence ATGTTTAAAAAAATTACACTTACACTTATTTTAACCTCCACATTACTATTTTTAGGTTGTAGTAGCGATGATAATAAAAATGCGAACAATATGGTTTCAGCAAATGAATATGTTCTTACAGCACTTGATAAAAAACAATATATTGTAAAAAAAGAGGGTTCTGGATTTTTACTAAAAGGTGCTGAAGGAAAAGTTATTATATTTGATATTTTTGCAACTTGGTGTCCTCCTTGTCGTGGAGCAGCAACTCATCTTAGCTCTCTTCAAGAAAAATACAAAGACGATTTAATTATTATCGGTATTAGCATCGAAGATAAAATATTAGACTCAAAACTACAAGACTTTAGAGAAAAATATAACGCTACTTATACTCTTGTAAACTCTGAAACAAATCGTCGTTTAGCAGACACAATAGTAAATGAGTTAAAACTGGGAGAGAGATATCCTATTCCTATCATGGCGTTATATAAAGATGGAAAATATATAAATCATTTTATAGGTGCTATCGAAGAAGAACTTATAGAAAATGATATAAAACTAGCTTTAGAAAAGTAG
- the cmoB gene encoding tRNA 5-methoxyuridine(34)/uridine 5-oxyacetic acid(34) synthase CmoB, whose protein sequence is MNLKDLRIDREKWMTWKNIKPLREALESLCDGSFKVELGDVIKISGANEYEVKNIAKMMMPWRKGPFEIFDTYIDAEWKSNIKYKLLRKHFNLKDKKVADIGCNNGYYLFRMQEDKPKLLVGFDPSPLYKTQFDFINHFVKSEIVYELLGVEHLELYDEKFDIIFCLGVLYHRSDPVAMLKSLFKGLENKGEVILDTFYIDAKEEMCLCPESSYSKIPNIYFVPTIPALQNWCLRAGFSSFEVLETSTTDASEQRKTSWIEGQSLEDFLDANDKSKTVEGYPAPKRVYVKLIKDKK, encoded by the coding sequence ATGAACTTAAAAGATTTAAGAATAGACAGAGAAAAATGGATGACTTGGAAAAATATAAAACCACTTCGTGAAGCATTGGAATCATTATGCGATGGCTCATTTAAAGTTGAGCTTGGTGATGTTATAAAGATAAGCGGTGCAAATGAATATGAAGTGAAAAATATCGCAAAAATGATGATGCCTTGGAGAAAAGGACCATTTGAGATTTTTGATACTTATATAGATGCAGAATGGAAAAGTAATATAAAATATAAGCTCTTGAGAAAACATTTTAATTTAAAAGATAAAAAAGTTGCCGATATAGGGTGTAATAATGGTTACTATCTTTTTCGTATGCAAGAAGACAAACCAAAACTTTTAGTTGGTTTTGACCCATCTCCTTTGTATAAAACGCAGTTTGATTTTATAAACCATTTTGTAAAAAGCGAGATAGTTTATGAGTTGCTTGGTGTTGAGCATCTAGAGCTTTATGATGAGAAGTTTGATATTATCTTTTGTTTGGGAGTTCTTTATCATAGAAGTGACCCCGTAGCGATGTTAAAATCACTTTTTAAGGGTTTAGAAAATAAAGGTGAAGTTATATTAGATACTTTTTATATAGATGCAAAAGAAGAGATGTGCTTATGCCCAGAGTCATCTTACTCAAAAATACCAAATATATATTTTGTACCTACTATACCAGCCCTGCAAAACTGGTGTTTAAGAGCAGGTTTTAGTAGTTTTGAAGTTTTAGAAACTTCCACTACAGATGCTTCGGAGCAGAGAAAAACATCTTGGATAGAGGGGCAGTCTTTAGAAGACTTTTTAGATGCGAATGATAAATCAAAAACGGTAGAAGGCTATCCAGCTCCAAAAAGAGTATATGTAAAACTGATTAAGGATAAAAAATGA
- the rny gene encoding ribonuclease Y, with amino-acid sequence MINEVLLSGAISTVSGLVGFFISKKITNANFDIYVDKAKAKASAIENEAQHLLHKASLKSKEIELEATKHYESAKDRAKADLHQREDDVIRKENSFKRYKQNEDRRINNDARAIETRKIDLQRNEKSVKSLKDKYEIKIDEALHTIEHSAGMTQDEAKDVLLKKIEEKSRADIAHIVRRYENEAKKEAKKKANYILAVATSRFAGDFASERLTSLVHLDNDELKGRIIGKEGRNIKALETLMGVDIIIDDTPNAILVSSFNLYRRAIATKTLELLIEDGRIQPARIEDIFSKVNDEFEAGILNEGEEIVASMDIGVMNPELMKLIGKLRYRASYGQNALAHTLEVAHLAGLMAAEMGGDTRLAKRAGLLHDIGKSLTHDHDGNHVDLGADLCNRYNENEIVINAIYAHHGHEDIHSIECAAVCAADALSAARPGARREVLESFLKRVTQIEEIASGHSGVRQAYAINAGREVRVIVNATLINDDESVLMSREIAKEIEDKVQYPGEIKVNVIRESRAVEYAK; translated from the coding sequence ATGATAAATGAAGTTCTACTAAGTGGTGCAATATCCACAGTAAGTGGGCTTGTTGGATTTTTCATCTCTAAAAAAATTACTAATGCTAATTTTGATATTTATGTAGATAAAGCAAAAGCAAAAGCAAGTGCAATAGAAAATGAGGCACAGCATCTTTTGCATAAAGCAAGCCTCAAATCAAAAGAAATAGAGCTTGAAGCTACAAAACATTATGAGAGTGCGAAAGATAGAGCAAAGGCAGATTTACATCAACGAGAAGATGATGTAATCAGAAAAGAAAATAGTTTTAAACGCTATAAACAAAATGAAGATAGAAGAATAAATAACGATGCAAGAGCGATAGAAACGAGAAAAATTGATTTACAAAGAAATGAGAAATCAGTAAAATCTTTAAAAGATAAATATGAGATAAAAATCGATGAAGCACTGCATACGATAGAGCATAGTGCAGGAATGACACAAGATGAAGCGAAAGATGTTTTACTTAAGAAGATAGAAGAAAAATCACGCGCTGATATAGCTCATATAGTTAGACGATATGAAAATGAAGCAAAAAAAGAAGCAAAGAAAAAAGCAAACTATATACTCGCAGTTGCGACAAGTCGTTTTGCTGGAGATTTTGCATCTGAGAGATTAACTTCACTTGTGCATCTAGACAATGATGAGTTAAAAGGTAGAATCATTGGTAAAGAGGGTAGAAATATTAAAGCCCTTGAAACCTTGATGGGTGTTGATATTATCATAGATGACACTCCAAATGCCATACTAGTAAGTAGTTTTAACCTGTATAGACGGGCAATAGCGACTAAGACTCTAGAACTTCTAATAGAAGATGGTCGAATCCAACCTGCTAGAATAGAAGATATTTTTTCTAAAGTAAATGATGAGTTTGAAGCTGGCATACTTAATGAAGGTGAAGAGATAGTTGCAAGCATGGATATCGGAGTAATGAATCCAGAGCTAATGAAGCTTATAGGAAAACTTAGATACCGCGCAAGTTATGGTCAAAATGCTTTGGCTCATACACTTGAAGTAGCGCATTTGGCTGGATTGATGGCAGCAGAAATGGGCGGAGATACGAGGTTGGCTAAAAGAGCAGGTTTACTCCATGATATAGGAAAGTCTTTAACACATGACCATGATGGGAATCATGTAGATTTAGGTGCAGACTTATGCAACCGTTACAATGAAAACGAGATTGTTATAAATGCTATATACGCTCATCATGGGCATGAAGATATACACTCTATTGAGTGTGCGGCTGTTTGTGCTGCAGATGCACTTTCTGCTGCAAGACCAGGAGCAAGACGAGAAGTTTTAGAGAGTTTCTTAAAAAGAGTAACTCAAATAGAAGAGATAGCATCTGGACATAGTGGAGTTAGACAAGCTTACGCTATAAATGCAGGCAGAGAAGTAAGAGTTATTGTTAATGCTACTCTAATCAATGATGATGAGTCAGTTTTAATGTCAAGAGAGATAGCAAAAGAGATAGAAGATAAAGTTCAGTACCCAGGTGAAATAAAAGTAAATGTAATACGCGAGAGCAGAGCAGTTGAGTACGCTAAATAG